TACATGGGAAGGCCTCCTGAGTTCTTACAGGAAACCATCCTAGCTTGGATTTCGTCTAAAGTTGAGTTGTTCACAAAACCGGACTGCCCGCGCACATAGCGTGAGCGGGCAGTCGGGCGAGGCCGGGTCTCGCGGGATCAGGGCTGGCTGTAGCCGTCCAGGAAGTGGCCGATCCGCCCCATCGCGTCGGTCAGATCCCCGACCGTCGGCAGGGTCACCACCCGGAAGTGGTCCGGCTCCGGCCAGTTGAAGCCCGTGCCCTGGACGACCATGATCTTCTCGCGCCGGAGCAGGTCCAGGACCATGCGGCGGTCGTCCTTGATCTTGAAGACCTTGGGGTCGAGGCGCGGGAAGAGGTACAGCGCGCCCTTGGGCTTCACGCAGCTCACCCCGGGGATCTGGGTCAGCAGCTCGTAGGCCGTGTCCCGCTGCTCGCGCAGCCGCCCGCCCGGCAGCACCAGGTCGTTGATCGTCTGCCGCCCGCTGAGTGCCGCGACGACTCCGTGCTGCCCGGGCATGTTCGCGCACAGGCGCATGTTCGCCAGGATGGTCAGGCCCTCGATGTAGGAGTCGGCGTGGGCGCGCGGCCCGGAGATCGACATCCAGCCGACCCGGTAGCCGGCCACGCGGTAGGCCTTCGACATGCCGTTGAAGGTGAGGGTGAGCAGGTCCGGGGCGACGGAGGCGGTCGGGGTGTGCGTGGCCCCGTCGTAGAGGATCTTGTCGTAGATCTCGTCGGAGCAGACGAGCAGGTTGTGGCGGCGGGCGATGTCGGTCAGGCCCTTGATCATCGCCTCGTCGTAGACGGCGCCCGTGGGGTTGTTCGGGTTGATGATCACGAGCGCCTTGGTGCGGTCGGTGACCTTGCGCTCGATGTCGGCGAGGTCCGGCATCCAGTCGGCCTGCTCGTCGCAGCGGTAGTGCACGGCGGTGCCGCCGGACAGGGAGACGGCGGCGGTCCACAGCGGGTAGTCGGGCGCGGGCACGAGGACCTCGTCGCCGTCGTCCAGCAGGCCCTGCATCGCCATCACGATCAGCTCGGAGACGCCGTTGCCGATGAAGACGTGCTCGACGTCCGTCTCGATGCCGAGGGTCTGGTTGTGCATGACGACCGCCCGGCGCGCGGCCAGCAGGCCCTTGGCGTCGCCGTAGCCGTGCGCCGACGACACGTTGCGCAGGACGTCCTCCAGGATCTCCGGCGGGCACTCGAAGCCGAACGCGGCCGGATTGCCGGTGTTCAGCTTGAGGATCCGATGACCGGCGGCTTCCAGTCGCATCGCCTCCTCGAGCACCGGGCCCCGGATCTCGTAACAGACGTTGGCGAGCTTGGTCGACTGGATCACCTGCATGTCTGGGAGCTTACGGCCCGGTAATGCCTCTCGGGCCGTGTTTTCCGCCACGTGAGACGCGAGGATTTGCGGCGATATCGCCGCACGCTGTCCCACCAGCACCTTCGGTCCCTAGAATGCGCCGCCATGTCCCAGCCATTCGAGTACGCCGACGGGGTGACCGGCCGCGAGCCGCAGGGTGCGCCGAACGTGTATCTGCCGCAGCCCGCCGCGCCTCCGGCGTACGACGCGTACACGGATCCGGCGGCGGCGCACGGATGGCGGGACGTGTACGACACGGCGGCCCACGACGCCGCGCGCCCGACCGGCAGCGCCGCGACCCCCGGCGACGGTGCGGACGCCACTCGCGCCTTCCCCGGCGGCATGGGCGGTGCGGGCGGCACCGGTGACACCCGTGAGCTGCCCGCGGTGCCGGCGCGTGGCCGGTCCGGTGCGGGCCACCGTGCGCGCCGCAAGCCGGCTCCGCGGCCCGCGCGCCGCGTGGCGGTCGCCGCCGGTGCCGTGGGTGCCGTGTCGGTGGTCGCTCTGATGGCCGGGCTCTCCCTTACGGGTTCGCCCTCCGGCGGGACGCGGGGCGGCGAGGGCGGCGGCACGGGGCCGACGGCGGGGGAGTCGCCGACGGCGGCGACCGCGACGTCGAGTCCGGCCAAGGCCTCTGAGGCTCCGCTCGTCGCCGGGCCGGGCGATCCTGACGGGCCGTCCGGCGCGGCGTCCGCGCCGCCGTCCCTCACCGTGAGCCGAACCCCGTCCGTGTCCGGCACGGACGGCGCACGGCCCCCGGCCGGCAGCCCCCCGGCCGACGCCACGGCGGACACCGTCCCCACCGCCACGACCTCGGCACCCGGCAACTCCGGCGGAAAACCCGGACACGGCCGCGGCGGTACCAAGGGACCCAAGTGACCGGCCGGTAAGGGCGGTTGAGTAGGGTCGGGCGGGACGCCGGGATTCCGGTTGTGGAACAGGTTCTTGTGTCACCCCCTCGCGACGATCACAATGCACATGACAACAGTGAAGGCGGCCGGAGGATTTCCGGCCGCCTCCGTCGCAAGAGGGGACCCCCCATGAGAAAACCTCTCGCCGCCGCGTTCTGCGCCCTGGCGATAGCCGGGGCCGGCGCGGCCCCCGCGACCGCTGCCGATGCCGCCCCCACGGGCCTCGGCAAGGCCGCGGACACGGGCAAGGTCACGTCCGCCGTCTCGGGCGTGGTCAACTCCGTGGAGCAGACGCTGTCCGGGCTCGGCGGCCCGAAGGCCAAGGCCGTGAACTTCGCCGGCACCGTCGCGCTCAGCAACTGCTCGGGCTCCGTCGTCCGCATGCCGGACTCAGAGGACAACGACCCGGCGCTCGTGATGACCAACGGCCACTGCCTGGAGTCCGGGTTCCCCGGCCCCGGCCAGGTCCTCGTCGACAAGGCCTCCAGTCGCACCTTCACTCTGCTCAACGCCTCCGGCTCGCGCGTCGCCACCCTGCGCGCCGCCAAGCTCGCCTACGGCACGATGACCGACACGGACGTCGCGCTGTACCAGCTCACCACCACCTACGGGCAGATCAAGAGCTCGTACAACATCAACGCGCTGACGCTGAACGACAAGCACCCGGTCGCCGGCAGCGCCATCAGCATCCCCTCCGGCTACTGGAAGCGGATCTACAGCTGCTCCATCGACGGGTTCGTGCCCACTCTGAAGGAGGGCGACTGGACCTGGAAGGACTCGGTCCGCTACACCTCCGCCTGCAACACCATCGGCGGCACGTCCGGTTCGCCCGTCGTCGACCAGGCCACCAACAAGGTCGTCGCCGTCAACAACACCGGCAACGAGGACGGTGAGCGCTGCACGGTGAACAACCCGTGCGAGGTCGACGCGAACGGCACCGTGACCGTCCGCAAGGGCATCAACTACGCCCAGGAGACCTACGGGATCCCGGCCTGCTTCGGGATCGACAACAAGCTCGACCTGAGCGCGAGCGGCTGCACCCTGCCCAAGCCGTAAGGCAGGGTGCCGGCCGGGCGGTCACGCGGGAGGAGTCCTGCGGACCGCCCGGCCCGCCAGCACGTCCGTGCGCCGGCCGTCCTCGATCACGAACCGGCCGTCGACCAGGACGTACGGAATGCCCGTCGGCAGCGTGCGCGGCTCCGCGAACGTGGAGCCCGCCGCGACCGTCGCCGGGTCGAAGAGCACCAAGTCGGCCACATAGCCCTCACGGACCAGGCCCCGGTCCGGCAGGCGGAGCCGCGCCGCCGGGCGGGACGTGAGGTGCGCGACGCACTCCTCCAGCGACAGCACCCCCAACTCCCTGACGTAGTGCCCGAGGTAGTGCGGGAAGGTGCCGTAAGCGCGCGGATGCGGCTTCGCGCCCTGGAGGATGCCGTCCGAGCCGCCGGTGTGCACCCGGTGGCGCATGATCGCCCGGACGTTCTCCTCGTGGCCGACGTGCTGGAGGATCGTCGGGGCCAGCCGGTCGGCCAGCAGCAGTCCGCGCGCGGTCACCCAGGGTTCCTCGCCCCGGACGGCCGCCGACTCCTCGATCGTCCGGCCGACGTAGTCGGCCAGGGCCGGGTCGTTCACACCGGAGATCTCGATGGTGTCCCACTCGACCGGCACGCCGTGGCAGCCGTCGGACCCGGTGACCTCCAGGTGGTGGCGGATGCGTTCCGCCGTCCCCTCGTCCGCCAGCCGCCTGAGGGTCTCCCCCGGGCCCCCCTCGCTCGCCCAGCTCGGCAGCACGGCCGCCAGCGTCGTACAGCCCGGTGTGTACGGGTAGGTGTCGAGGCTGATATCGGATCCGGCCGCGAGCGCCTCGTCCAGCAGGGACAGCAGCTCGGGCGCCCGGCCCTTGTTCACGCCGAAGTTCATGGTGGCGTGCGCGAGATGGAGGGAGCAGCCCGCCTCCCGGGTCAGGGCGACCATCTCCTCGTACGCCTGAAGGGCCCCGGCCCCGTAGGAGCGGTGGTGCGGGCAGTAGTAGCCGCCGTACGACGCCACCACCCGGCACAGCTCCGTCAGTTCGGCGTCCTGCGCGTACATGCCGGGCGTGTACGTCAGCCCCGACGACATGCCGACGGCGCCCTGCTCCAGGCCCTCGGCGACCAGCCGGCGCATCCGGTCCAGCTCGCCGGGCGTGGCCTCGCGGTCCTCCCAGCCGACGGCGAGCGCCCGGACCGTGCCCTGCGGGACGAGGTAGGCCGCGTTCACGGCGATCCCGCGGTCAAGGCGGTCCAGGTACTCACCGACCGTGCGCCAGTCGAAGTCGATGTCGTCACCCGGGCCGTTCCACCCGGCGATCGCCCGCCGCACCTCGCCGAGCGTGCGGTCGTCGACCGGCGCGTACGACAGGCCGTCCTGGCCGATGACCTCCAGGGTGACGCCCTGCGCGGCCTTGGCGCTGTGGTCCGGGTCGCGCAGCAGCGCCAGGTCGCTGTGGGCGTGCATGTCGACGAAACCGGGGGAGAGGACGAGCCCCTCGGCGTCCAGTTCCCGGCGGGCCTTCGGCCGCTGGCAGCCGGCCGCGGCGGCCTCCTTGACGATTCCGACGATCCGGCCGCCGTCGACCACGACATCGGCCCGGTAGGCGTCCGAGCCGGAGCCGTCGACGACGTCGGCGTCCCGGATGACGAGCTCTTCCATCGCGCCCGGCCTCCTAGAAGAACGTGCGGACGTAGTCGACGACCGTGCCGTCCGCCTCCGCGACGGGGATCAGCTGCCACTTGTCGAACGAGGTGCACGGGTGGGACAGCCCGAGCCCGACCCAGTCGCCGACCTCCAGATCCGCCTCCGGCGTGGTGGCGAGCCAGGCATGCTGGTCGGACAGTGCGGTCACCGAGACGCCGGTGGCCGGGCGCTCGGCGCCGTCCCGGCGGATCATCTGGGCGAAGGGCAGGTCGAGGTCGTAGGCCGCGTCCCGCTTGCCCGCGTTGACGAAGGCCTGCTCGGCCGAAGGCCGCGACACCACCTGTGTCCACAGCCGGAACGCCGGCTCCAGGGCGCCCTCCTCGGGGACCCGGTTGAACGGGGTCAGCTTGCGGTAGTGGCCGTCGTCGTGCGAGACGTACGCGCCCGAGCGCAGCAACTTCAGCACGGGAAGGGAGAGTCCGGGGATCCCGGCGAAGACCTCGGCGACCGCGTCGAACCAGGCGCTGCCGCCCGCGCTGACCACGATCTCGTCCAGCCCGGCGAATCGCCCCGCCTTGTCGAAGTCGGCGGCGAGCGCGACCAGCCGCCGCAGCCATGCCGTCACCCGCTCGGTGTCGGCCTTGGGCACCTCGCCCTCGTAGCCCGCGACACCGACCAGGCGCAGGGTCCGGGTCCCGGCCACCGCGTCCGCGACCGCCGCGCACTCCGCCTCCGTACGCACTCCGGTCCGGGCGCCCTCCCCGGCGGCGAGTTCGACGACGACGTCCACGGGGCGCGTGGCGTCGGCGTCCCGCAGCGCGGCGTCCATCAGCTCGACGCCGCGTACGGAGTCGACGTAGCAGACCAGCTCGAAGTCCGGGTCGGCGTCGAGCTCGGCGGCGATCCAGCGCAGGGCCGCCGCGTCGACCAGTTCGTTCGCGAGGAACACGCGCCGGGTCCCGAAGGCCCGTGCCACCCGTACCTGGTGCGGCACGGCCAGCGTGATGCCCCATGCCCCGTGCTCGATCTGCCGCTGGAACAGCTGCGGCGCCATGGAGGTCTTGCCGTGCGGCGCGAAGGCCAGGCCGTGCCGGGCCGCGTAGGTCTCCATCAGCTTCAGGTTGTGCTCCAGGCGCTCGGCGGACAGCGCGAGCACGGGCGTGGCGAAGCCGCCGGTGAACAGGTTGCGGCGCTGCCCGGCCAGCTCGGCGACGGTCAGTCCGTCGGCATCCGGCGGGAGGCCCTTGAAGCGGTGATCGACGCGCTCGGCGGCGAGCCGCGCGAGGGACTCGGCTGCGGTGTCGGCTGACATGGACCCTCCTGATCTGCGGTGTTGCAATCTCTGCAACCTTCATTGCGTATGGCGCTGAACGCTGTCTAACATCTCGGCCACCGCCGGTCAATGAAACCGTCACCGGCCGCCCCGCGCCCCGACATCCACGCCCCGACGAGGAGCCGAGCATCGTGACCCCCACCGGACCCCGCAACGCCCCCGACGTCGTGGACGTCGTCGCGCTCGGCGAGTCCATGGTCACGTTCCTGCCCTCCCGGCCGGGGCGCCTCGCCGACGTGCCGTCCTTCGAGCGGGGGATCGGCGGGGCGGAGTCGAACGTGGCGTGTGTGCTGGCCGCGGCCGGACACTCCGCGCGGTGGGTCAGCCGGGTGGGGGCCGACCCGTTCGGTGACCACCTGGTCGAGGCGATCGGCGACTACGGGGTCGACGTGGCGCACGTCCGGCGCGACCCCGGCCGCCCCACCGGCATCTACTTCCGCACCGCCGGGGACCGGGCCGGCGACGCCCACGAGGTGGCGTACTACCGGGCCGGTTCCGCGGCCTCCGCGATGACCGTGACGGATCCGGACCCGGCAGCCGTGCGCGCCGGGCGCGTGCTGCACCTCTCCGGGATCACCGCCGCGCTCTCCGGGACCTGCCTGGACCTGATGCGCGAGCTGACCGTCCGCCGCCCCGGCCGCCCCCTGATCTCCTTCGACGTCAACCACCGGCCCGGCCTGTGGCGCGACACGACCGCCCCGACGGTGCTGCGCGACCTCGCCCGGGGCGCGGACCTCGTGTTCGTCGGGCAGGACGAGGCATGGGGGCTGCACAGCGCCGAAGCCGTCCGCGCCGCCCTCCCCGAACCCGAGGTGCTGGTCGTCAAGCAGGGCGGCGCCGGAGCCACCGTCTTCGACAGGCGGGACGTCACCTTCGTGCCCGCGCCCCGGGTCGACGTCGTCGCCGCCGTCGGTGCCGGGGACGCCTTCGCCGCCGGGTTCCTCTCCGCCACCCTGCGCGCACTGCCCGTACGGGAACGGCTGCGGCACGGGCATCTGATGGCCGCCGCCGCGCTCACCGTGCCCGGCGACCTCGCCACAGCGCCCGCGCGGGAGCACGCCGACCGGCTCGTCGCCCTGGACGACACGGCATGGGGGAGACTGCGACTCGGCCCGGGCTGGACCGAGCGGACACAGCGGGCCGACGAGGAGGTACGTACGTCATGAGCCAGACCGTCGACCGCGCGCTCAGCATCCTGCCGCTGCTCGCCGAGGGCCCCGCCGACCTGGGGCAGGTCGCCGACCGCCTCGGCGTGCACAAGTCCACGGCCCTGCGCCTGCTGCGCACCCTGCACGAGCACGGACTCGTCTACCGCCAGTCCGACCAGCGCTACCGCCTCGGCGCCCGGCTCTTCGCCCTCGCCCAGGAGGCGATGGAGAACCTCGACGTCCGCGAGATCGCCCACCCCCACCTGGTCCGCCTCAACGAGGACTGCGGGCACACCGTGCACCTCGCCGTGTACGAGGAGAACGAGGTCCTCTACATCGACAAGGTCGAGAGCCGCTACCCGGTGCGGATGTACTCCCGCATCGGCAAGCCCGTGGCCATCACCGTCGCCGCGGTCGCCAAGCTCCTGCTCGCCGATCTGCCCGAGCACGAGCGGCGGACGGTCGCGGAGAAGCTCGACTACCCCACGTACACGTCCCGTTCGACACCCCACGCGACCGCGTTCCTGCGCGAACTGGACAAGGTGCGCGAACAGGGCTGGGCCACCGACCTCGGCGGCCACGAGGAGTCCATCAACTGCGTCGCGGCGCCCGTCCGCGGCGCCGACGGCCGGGTCGTCGCCGCGATGTCGGTCTCCGCGCCGAACGTCGTCGTCACCGCCGACGAACTCCTCACCCTCCTGCCGCTGGTGCGCCGTACGGCGGACGCCATCAGCGGCGAGTACTCCGGCAGGACACCATTGAAGGGCACCGAATGACGGACAAGATCGCACTCACCCCCAAGACCCACACCACCCCGCCGGCGAAGTTCTCGCACGGGGTGAAGAAGGGCAACATCCTCCAGGTCGCCGGCCAGGTCGGCTTCCTGCCCGCCGAGGAGGGCAAGCCGCCCACGCCCGCCGGGCCGGCCCTGCGCGAGCAGACCCTCCAGACCCTGGCCAA
This is a stretch of genomic DNA from Streptomyces hawaiiensis. It encodes these proteins:
- a CDS encoding amino acid deaminase, which gives rise to MSADTAAESLARLAAERVDHRFKGLPPDADGLTVAELAGQRRNLFTGGFATPVLALSAERLEHNLKLMETYAARHGLAFAPHGKTSMAPQLFQRQIEHGAWGITLAVPHQVRVARAFGTRRVFLANELVDAAALRWIAAELDADPDFELVCYVDSVRGVELMDAALRDADATRPVDVVVELAAGEGARTGVRTEAECAAVADAVAGTRTLRLVGVAGYEGEVPKADTERVTAWLRRLVALAADFDKAGRFAGLDEIVVSAGGSAWFDAVAEVFAGIPGLSLPVLKLLRSGAYVSHDDGHYRKLTPFNRVPEEGALEPAFRLWTQVVSRPSAEQAFVNAGKRDAAYDLDLPFAQMIRRDGAERPATGVSVTALSDQHAWLATTPEADLEVGDWVGLGLSHPCTSFDKWQLIPVAEADGTVVDYVRTFF
- a CDS encoding sugar kinase — its product is MTPTGPRNAPDVVDVVALGESMVTFLPSRPGRLADVPSFERGIGGAESNVACVLAAAGHSARWVSRVGADPFGDHLVEAIGDYGVDVAHVRRDPGRPTGIYFRTAGDRAGDAHEVAYYRAGSAASAMTVTDPDPAAVRAGRVLHLSGITAALSGTCLDLMRELTVRRPGRPLISFDVNHRPGLWRDTTAPTVLRDLARGADLVFVGQDEAWGLHSAEAVRAALPEPEVLVVKQGGAGATVFDRRDVTFVPAPRVDVVAAVGAGDAFAAGFLSATLRALPVRERLRHGHLMAAAALTVPGDLATAPAREHADRLVALDDTAWGRLRLGPGWTERTQRADEEVRTS
- a CDS encoding pyridoxal phosphate-dependent aminotransferase, whose translation is MQVIQSTKLANVCYEIRGPVLEEAMRLEAAGHRILKLNTGNPAAFGFECPPEILEDVLRNVSSAHGYGDAKGLLAARRAVVMHNQTLGIETDVEHVFIGNGVSELIVMAMQGLLDDGDEVLVPAPDYPLWTAAVSLSGGTAVHYRCDEQADWMPDLADIERKVTDRTKALVIINPNNPTGAVYDEAMIKGLTDIARRHNLLVCSDEIYDKILYDGATHTPTASVAPDLLTLTFNGMSKAYRVAGYRVGWMSISGPRAHADSYIEGLTILANMRLCANMPGQHGVVAALSGRQTINDLVLPGGRLREQRDTAYELLTQIPGVSCVKPKGALYLFPRLDPKVFKIKDDRRMVLDLLRREKIMVVQGTGFNWPEPDHFRVVTLPTVGDLTDAMGRIGHFLDGYSQP
- a CDS encoding S1 family peptidase is translated as MRKPLAAAFCALAIAGAGAAPATAADAAPTGLGKAADTGKVTSAVSGVVNSVEQTLSGLGGPKAKAVNFAGTVALSNCSGSVVRMPDSEDNDPALVMTNGHCLESGFPGPGQVLVDKASSRTFTLLNASGSRVATLRAAKLAYGTMTDTDVALYQLTTTYGQIKSSYNINALTLNDKHPVAGSAISIPSGYWKRIYSCSIDGFVPTLKEGDWTWKDSVRYTSACNTIGGTSGSPVVDQATNKVVAVNNTGNEDGERCTVNNPCEVDANGTVTVRKGINYAQETYGIPACFGIDNKLDLSASGCTLPKP
- a CDS encoding N-acyl-D-amino-acid deacylase family protein: MEELVIRDADVVDGSGSDAYRADVVVDGGRIVGIVKEAAAAGCQRPKARRELDAEGLVLSPGFVDMHAHSDLALLRDPDHSAKAAQGVTLEVIGQDGLSYAPVDDRTLGEVRRAIAGWNGPGDDIDFDWRTVGEYLDRLDRGIAVNAAYLVPQGTVRALAVGWEDREATPGELDRMRRLVAEGLEQGAVGMSSGLTYTPGMYAQDAELTELCRVVASYGGYYCPHHRSYGAGALQAYEEMVALTREAGCSLHLAHATMNFGVNKGRAPELLSLLDEALAAGSDISLDTYPYTPGCTTLAAVLPSWASEGGPGETLRRLADEGTAERIRHHLEVTGSDGCHGVPVEWDTIEISGVNDPALADYVGRTIEESAAVRGEEPWVTARGLLLADRLAPTILQHVGHEENVRAIMRHRVHTGGSDGILQGAKPHPRAYGTFPHYLGHYVRELGVLSLEECVAHLTSRPAARLRLPDRGLVREGYVADLVLFDPATVAAGSTFAEPRTLPTGIPYVLVDGRFVIEDGRRTDVLAGRAVRRTPPA
- a CDS encoding IclR family transcriptional regulator, whose amino-acid sequence is MSQTVDRALSILPLLAEGPADLGQVADRLGVHKSTALRLLRTLHEHGLVYRQSDQRYRLGARLFALAQEAMENLDVREIAHPHLVRLNEDCGHTVHLAVYEENEVLYIDKVESRYPVRMYSRIGKPVAITVAAVAKLLLADLPEHERRTVAEKLDYPTYTSRSTPHATAFLRELDKVREQGWATDLGGHEESINCVAAPVRGADGRVVAAMSVSAPNVVVTADELLTLLPLVRRTADAISGEYSGRTPLKGTE